The genomic DNA GCCACTTACAAACAGTTCATTTGAAAGGTGAACAACAGACAGGAATTATTCCTGAAAATAAGAGGGCCCTGTGTGAACACAATATTGACTAGCTAATTATCAAATACTAGTGTTGTAAGAGGTTGTTTATATGTTTAAGAGGAGATGGAGGTAAACCATCAACCATCTAATTCAAATGCTTACCCtgtgtacattattttttttttttgagatatTATTTTGGTTACTCAATTTTGCCTgttaatgttatgtttttaGCACAAAATGCACACGATAACATGTATATGTTTGTACCTTCATGTTAAGCTTGCTTAACACCTTGGCTCTGGAGAAGATACCAAAGGGAATCTTGTTGATTCGGTTGTGCTCCATGTTGAGAGAGTAGATTGTGGAAAACTGGGAAGGTCCACCCACAGGGTATGACTGGAAGCAGTTCCTTGCCAGTGTTAGACTCGTCAGGTTCACCAAACTTGAAAGCAGACCCTGgtcagatacaaaaaaaaagaggcacgACAAAGACCACATAATCAGAACCAGAATAACTATATCAGTATAGACTGGTTTTTGCTCAGCATGTCCTCAGCGATGAAAAGGAATGTGCATGAATAAGCTATATATGTGGTAGACAAGTATATAACATGATCCTGCAGAGTTTCTGCACAGTCCTTGATGCAAATACATAAAGGTTTGTGATCACAGTTAAGGTGTACTAATGCgtgcatacatttaaaaacatacatttgaacCCATTTGAGAGCAGAGGCAGGGCTGAGGTTCTCAAATTAATTTGATGTCTgtcaatttgaatttaaattgtcAAAAGCACTGCAGAAGGAAAAACATATATAGGATCAGCTAAATATACAACAAACTAAGACTGaaagtattatttctttatttttgtattagtCTGTATTCACATTTGAGATTAACCTCCAAGTCCTACTTACCTCTGGCAAcactgaaatgttgttgttttcaaggTTAAGCTCCTCCAGTTCTCGACATTTGGCTAATGATCTGGGGATGGCTGATAATCTATTATATCTCAGACCTAAGCGATTTATGCTGGCCAGATTCCCTGAAATGACACCAGCAACCTCGTTACATTCCATtccttttaaacatttatgaatTTGTGTTGACAAACATTATGTTACCTATGCTTATGAGTCATAAAATATTCTTGAATTACCTATAGTCTCTGGAAGATCCAAGAGCTCGTTGTGCTGCAAATCGAGGTTGGTTATCTGTGTGCAATTCCCAATCTCTTTCGGTAGGTGTTCCAACTGGTTATGGGCAACATCAAGAGTAATAAGATTGCAAAGCTCCCCTAGAGAAAGATGTACACACAATTCAAATACTTGGTTACTTCAAGATGAATGTGTCTGTACTGCTCTTAGTATAAATATAGAAAACCATTTTTACATTCACAAACTCAAAATGTTAATTTGTAGGTAGCCACAACAAATTTGTCTTGGTACAAATGGAGTTTTATAACTAGAACTCTCTGCATAATAGTGACAACATTATGAGCACAAGATGACTTCACAATAACTTGTGGCTGCTGGCAGGAAGGACTACTTCTTGccctacaaaaacacaagtaatcAGTTCCATCTTTGAACATTGGTTTTACTCACCTATCTCTGCAGGCAGCTGTTTAATCTTGTTCTCACGGATGCTGAGCATAGTCAGCTTGGATAGGTTTCGAATATCCTTCTCTACTGTTGTGATACGGTTGAAGCGTAGATACAGCGTGGCCAGAGATGACAGCCGGTAGACAACAGCCGGTATCTCTCTCAGCTTGTTGTGCCGGAGGTCGAGCATCTTAAGCTTCTTAAGGGAGTCCAGGGAGTCAGGCAAACTGGTCAGGGAGTTCTCACTCAGGGCTAGTGTGACCAGGCCCGAAAGGCAACCCACCTCAGCTGGCAGGCTCTGTAGCTTGTTGCTGTATAAGTAGAGTTCAGCAAGCTGTGTCAACTCCTTAATGGAGGTGGGAAGCATATGGATGGACCTTTTAGAAAGGTCCAGTCTCATTGAGTTCTCTTCCTTACATTTATTAAGTTCTTTGATCACCTCAGCATTACTGGACTTCTTGCGTGTACCTGGTGCTGGGTTTGGTCGCTTTATCGTATTGTCAACAGAGAAGGCAACACCCGGTGTTGAACTGCTGGtgtccttctttccttctttggCATCTTTCCCTTTGGTCTTTGATTCTTTGCCACCATCTTTGACCAAGCTGGCCAGTGCCTTGGCCtccttttccctttctttccctgCTGGACCACCTTTGGGGTCCTTTTCTTtagaatctttttctttgcctaAAGTACTACTCATGTCGACGTTATCGGGTCTCCTGCAGAGTTGCTCATGGGAGTCTCTTTTGTCCGATTACTTATTTGGGAAAAAAGGGACGCATACAGCCATGGAGGTTTCTAAAGAAAACATCCCTGTGCAGACCCACACATTTATGATGATCCTTCAAACAAATGCCTTGTGATCCAATGCTTTTGATATTTAGTTCCTTTGTTAAAATGCCGTGGAAAAAGAAATCCTTTTCAGTTGCTGGATTGTGGCATCCATGAGCCACATGCTTAAGTGTTTGAACTGCACACGGTCTCAGGACCTTCAGACAGAAGTTCTTTCAGGCCGCAAAGGTCACCAAAGTTTTCTAATCCCTCGAAGATAAGCTGTTGGGGGGGAAAGAAAATTTATTTGCAAAATGTTCAAGCAATTACTCTCACTTTTCAGCAGCTAAGTCATCCACCTGAAAGTTTCTGTTAGAACACTGCTAATAAATACCCCTGTCAAATCACAAGCACTGCCCAGAACAATGAGTGACTAAActcaaaaagttttttttatatagcacCAGAGACATGCTACAAACAGCAATGCATGCAGGAACATGCGGCAGACAAATTCCTTGTTCTGCAACACTTTGcaggaaaacaatattttgcaGGAAAATTTTGCAGGAAGACCACACCTTAAGGAAATGctgttcttttaaaaaatgctggaaagaaaaagggccagaaaaacAGCCAGTCAAGTCAACTCctctccaaaaaaataaaatatcatgcCCAGTACCACAGGAAAGTACGAAGTAAGCAAAGTACAAtctatattttaaaacaaattatcAATTGAACTACTTTTAAGGAATCTACTGAGGGATAGATGTGTAATATTAGATGCATCTTGCAGAAAATAAGGATGTGTAATACAAAAGACCAGTTGAAATAGTCGTCCTTAAATGTTATGAAGGAAAAAACACCTCAAACAGGTCTGGTTGGTTATTTGTACCATGAGTTAAGTAGTACGGAGTGTGCCAGTCCACACAAATTTGTTGAATGTACGAAGCATAACTTAACTGGAACTTACTCCTACTAAACAAACACAACCCAACTGGTGTTGACATTACTGTAAGCTTACAGCCCCACCTAAGCATGCATTTAGGTTCCTAGACTTTACCTATAAAGTAAGGCAACAgttatattgttaatgtttgcACGTCAGCCAAATGAAACAACCAACCATTTGGATCTTTATGTGACAAAATGAGCCAGAAAATTTCTGGCAGCCCGTCGCTGTTtagtctctgtttttgttgtacttCAGTAACTGTGTAATGCTCTCTAGCACGAGTACAAGATAAGCTGtagcaaaaaaagagagacgcAGGTTTGGCTCAGGATCAGAGCTAGGTGAAAAGGTTAGGACTGCTGAGAGTAATCTTTAGAAGTGGCCTTCAAAGCATGTCGTCCCCACAAcaacaggtcatgtgaccttttGGTCAAAAGAAATATGGGGTTAAAGGAAGCACCCCTTTACATGGTGAATGAAAGCCTAAAAGTGTATTCTGTAAATGAAAAAGCTATCAACTGCTAGTACCATAAATAAAGATATGAACATATAATGCTGACTGTAATAGGCATACCtgtataaataattattaacatAAGGTGAGAATAACCAGACCAGTCTATTCGCTGGGGTAATCTAAAACAAACAGTGCAAGCAACTTCCTTTTATGGTTGTTCTCGCCATGTCCTGCCCTTGTACATCGCCTGCTTATAACAAACTGAATGTAAACAtaatttgttcagatttatcaCTGTATTTCATAACAAAATCTTATGAAATACCAAAAATACTAAAATCAAgttttttaaaacattgttaTACTATCACATTAATAATTGGCACTTTTATCAAAAATAACAAGCTGTGTAGGTCACACAAAACTTTTAAGGACATTTGTATTAATTTGACTAGATCATAAAAACGAATATTACAAAACCACAGAACCAGAAGTTCATGAGATTCAGTGCATTTTGTCCAAAAGACTCCATAGTTATAAAAAGTAGTGACTGTACAGTCTCAAAACTCTAAAAGTAGACGGAGATGTATAAACATAAAAACCTTATAAATCATGCACAACAGTGGAATCACTTAATGGCTATGCAATCAAGTGTCTTTCATTGAATAAAAACTGAACTATTAAAAGGCCATATTTAAAGCCTTTACATTGGCCTTCACAGCTACAACACAGGCATCAGGGAATCATAAAAAGCTAATTGTGGCGTTTGTTGAAAAAAGCTACGGTAATACATGAGATCTAGTTAAGTGATACATTCATGACTTAACACAGGGACGACTCAGTGAATGTAATATTTTAGACCAACTCATAAAGCTTTGAAAGAAATCTATTCCACAAGACCAATGCATTATCCATTAAGGATATCTTAAACCCATTTGATAATACCAGTGCACTTGGGCCCAAGCATTAACTACGGCTTTTTAAACCATTACAGTACATTCTGGATCAAATTAATAGTTTTATTAGAGAATACGTTAGAAAACGTACGTGAAGCCACTGTACCAATATGATatgtcaaatatatatatttttaaccaGACCCTTAGTCAGGAAATGGCTAAAATGAAGcttttgttgtcatattttatAGTATTCGTGAGCCAACAAATCGGGATTAAACTGGGCCCACTAAACTTAACTGACATCCGTGTAGCGTTAATATTGAGGCAACATAGCAAAACAGAGGTGAGTTGGCAGCTCTCAGCTACTGCTTCTGCTACACAGCACTCCACGGGACGCAGCTAGCTTCGTGGCTACAGGGTCCTTGCAAACAGACTACTGATTAAACAGTACCAGGTCAGAAATTCAACTCGTCTTCCGAGATGAACTAAACAACATAATGTGAACGCCCCTGGAAAAACACAGGCTGTTCCTATTAAACAGTCACTGGTGTGGCAGAAATAGCTTCCTTTGACGCGGACATTCCTTATGCTACATGTTGAGCTTTGACTGTTAACAAGGTATGCTAACTAATATTCGATAGCCAACCGAACTGAAAACATCTAATATAAGTCAAGGCAGCATTTGGACTGACAGAGAAAGCAGCTATAGTGTTTATCTCCAGCGACCAATccttaaaaagagagaaaaacattcgGACTAATCCTGCTAACGACTGACAACAAGGCAGAGGGAAAGTAGCTAATCTAAACGTCAACAGCAAAGCAAACGTCAGTAATGCCCAGAATGCTAACGTCAGCTAGCAGACGAGTTAGCACACCAGCTAACTGGGTTTTAGTGAGCGATAGAGCGAAGAAGTCCCAGACAAAACGCCTTTAATTGAATGTACCAGAGTCTGTGGAGGTTTCcactgacacatttatttacactaAGCGATACGTTTGGTGTCGAAAACGGTTAACTGTGAGTGTAGGCCCGATCAGAGCGGCTGTCGGACGCGGACCGACCCATCGGCCGTGAGTCCGAACGACCAGGGGGAAACCTTTGCTGCAGCCAGCGGAGCGCGATAGAGCAGCAGGCACCCGAGGAGCACAGGCAGCGGGGACGGGCTTTGTGTTCCAGCAGAACAACCGCTGAAGGCGGCCGAGCTGTACCTGTTGTGCTCCCGTACTGAATATTagcagagggaaaaaataaaatactgtggaAAAAACAGCGGCCATTCCGAAGCTGAACAAAAGAGTGCGTTCCGACTCGCCACCGCAAAATAATGACACTCGAGCGTTTTAAACACGCGCCGTAACAAGACACTGGCAGTGGCGAGTGTGTAATCTGTGGAGGGACGCGTAACCATGCTGCGGTGGTGGGGTGAGGTTGAGGGGTGACATACGTCCTCTGTTAATGTGATAATATATAACTGTTTTACCTTCAGAGGTGTGACTCCGCCATCCTCgctactgtagctgctgcttcctcctcttttcctacactgctgctctgctcccctccctcccccgaCACCAAACTGCGTCATTCGCACGTCTAACCACTGTTATCACGAGAGTAACGTACGAGACTTGTGAGTgcgtgtatacatatatagacgTGTGTGTGCAACACGCAATTTATAGTGAGGTTTATACAGGTTGTAACCCAGCAAGTATAGAAAGGTCCAGTCCAGTTAACAGAGTACCACACAGCAGTAGCGTGCaaagacatttggaagggcaggggtgaaaattaaaagggcacctgCTGCGCACTGCTGGGCCAGACGCAACTAGTATATAAtttcccacattctcacacacctgtgtatacTATGTCATTAATGACCtctcattttttaaaatcaacttGACagatctgtcaataaagtcgtCAAGTCGTTTGATGACATCGTCACACTGACACAGCTTTACAATGATGAGAAACTTTAATAAAAGTTGCCTGTAACATTGACAGTAAATATGTATagtaaagtgcaaaaaaaatcaacatgctttctcaaagacatttaaacaaaacaaaacataggaTAATATATAATGATCTCTCCCACccggctctagtctgggctatgTTCGCACCAGTAGGTGTGCTTCCCTCCCATCTGCTCGTCTGAAACCCCCTACCAAAGCTCAGTATCCCCGTCGTATCCGCTTCCAGGGCCGATGGACTTGACGGCATCACCTCCACCCCCGGATACACACCCCCACCAGACTCGCTGCTGCCCCACTCGGAAACTCTAATCCCACCGCGCTGTGACTTTTAAAGCCCTAACATATGAAGGGCACCCATAGGAAACAAATTTACAAGAgcatcacttttctccactagaAAGACCCTCCTTTAGCAACTCTATACTTTTATCACACACCAACAAAAGACCGTATTGAAATCACCGGTCCCTTCACCAgaaacatctgtgttttttcagtgtTGATGATCTTAAATTTAAAAGGCTCCAAGATGTCCTCTTCTGTCATCCAGCACTGAACATTCCCAAAGATTGTAATATCTAGATGTTACCTCCTCCAGTTCCTCCTCTCTCATTTGGACTGCACCAGGTAACCCCACCTCTGCTGAAAACAAGTGCATGCAACCTTCCTGCAGTCATGGTCAGTCCTAGACTAGTTTGGAAAAGTGAGAGACCTCTATGCCAGCGTGAAACACATCAACACATAAATGCACATGATGACAGCTTGCTGGGAAAAATTAGAATTCTAGGGTGTTTATTACATactgtgtgatttatttacattttcagaatTCTACTGTCTTTCTAAGAGACTGGACAACTGTTCAGAATTATTTAGTTACatgtattttgttaaatacaggTAATGGCATTTATGATGCATTCTACCTCGGTACTAAAAGTAGCACTGAATGTCACGTGATCAGTGTGCTggtcatgtaaaataaaaagtacattaatGTAACTGCTTTCAATTCTGTTGTTAATGTACACACAACAAATCTCCATATGCCATAATTGTTGTATAATTAACAGtattaattatgtaaaaatatttTCAGAACCAACTCGAGTGGTATTGTAACTGAAACATTCCGAATTTAATAGGAATTGAATCGATTCAGGAAATTGGTGACGATACCCAGGCTTATTAATAACGCTTATTTTGTCAGACGAAATATGACCCTATCGGCTTTCCATAGGTATAATGTCACTGAGGCGGGTGTGAAGCAAGGAGGGAGATCACGTGACTCTTGCGTTGGCTTGACAACCACTATAATCGTCCTCGCCTGGTGCTTTAAAGGTGGGCTGTTAAAGATTGGATTTTACCAGCTAGTTGTTTGATATACCGTGGTCGCACACGGCAGCGGCCTCATataccagtgttttttttttttagaaatgattgttgctgaaagaaaaatgtcttgtttggctGACAGTAGCGTCTGTAGCTAGCCATGTTTACGTGCTAAACGTAGCTAGCATTGGGCCAAACGAGCtatgttgttatgttttatCTTTCAGTGTATCGTCTGTATCTCTGAACCGTCAGTATTATCGCAGTGCATGCAAATCATGCGTGAGGATCTCGCTAAGTCTTTCAGATTACCTAAATATTCATTATTAGCTGAGAttattcacagcagcagcttcctgcGTGATCCATCTCTTTTGCTGTTTCCTttgtataaaaataatttaaaaaaaaatgaaccgGATAAAATTACATTAATTGTAATAAACTAACATATTTACCTTTCAGCAGGCACCTTGGAGACACAATGCCAGAAGTCAAGTCAATATTTAGAGAAGTTCTGCCCAAACAAGGTTTGTTCTGAAGTGATTGGACTTGGAATAGTTGAAAACAAAAGATTGTTTGTGGGGCCAGTACAACATGTGGTCAGTGCATACTCCGTGCTGCCTCTTTAAGGTTTTTTGTAATGCTGgataataatagatttttttgtGATAAAGCTACAATGCCTTTCAATGTGGACAGGCTGTCCAGGGACAGTGCACAAATGTGGATtcattgttttgatgtttcatgtgaggaaaaataattgatttgtaATGCAACATGGATTTAAACTACTGGATAGAGATGTTTAGTTGTGGTGCGCTCACAGTTGCAGAGGGCtatgtattaaaaacaaaatcaatgtttAGAACAACTCTCTTCAGCATTGTGTtagacattaaaacaaatataaaatatcagaggttgtttttttttgcatctacAGGGCAGCTCTCAATGGAAGATGTCCCTACCATGGTTCTGTGCAAGCCAAAGCTGCTCCCACTCAAATCAGTCACACTCGAGAAGCTGGAGAAGATGCAGATGGAGGCTCAAGAGGCCGTCAAACAACAGGAACTGGCAATGAAGGAGCAATCTTAATAGATGCACAATGTAGGATATGCAACGGCAGCAGAGGCAGGAATGGTAGAAGAATTCTATTAAATGGAGTGCAGTGTTTTTCAAGTAATAGTATATGTTAGTATTTGTAAGTGCAGCAAAATGCAACGCAATTTAAGATTAACCAGCTTTTGTTTCTGTACATCGGTTATGTTAAATGATTGACCGTAGTTCAAAGATTTTCCAGTGTGGTTGGTCTCGTGTACTTCTCCAGATTTTTCAGTTGTACCCTTGCTCCTGTAACGGTCAACAACAAAATGTTAACGCTTCTTTGCTGAGCAAACGCGGAGTGGAGCTAATATGTTAAGTCAAGAGTTGCAACATTTAGTTGGTAACGTGTTAAAATTGTGACATTCACAAAAACAGTCTAGGAATATTTTAATAGTGGTTTAATGAACAAATAAGAGGCAATACCAGGTACATTACACAAACCAGTATTGTcaagatataaaaataaacactctgAACACCATTTTATGAAGTTACCCAACTGGTATTTGTTTTGCACTATACCCACGTTGATACCTTCAATAATGACATCTTTGTGTGATTTAAagggtaaaaagaaaaaaaggacagcATAGAAAGAGCAGCTAGTTAGGGAGCCAGTAATGAACGAACACACTcctctttattttttgaatCCCCTTTTATAAAGCTCTTAACACAAAACTTGTCatctctgtacaaacactgcttTCTAGAACACACAAAAATAGGGGCAGTGAAGTCAACAAAATACTGTACAAAACAACAAGGAatgactgacactgacaggTGTGGCACTTTTAAAGGTTAGCttatgtaaatgtttgtattgAAACACCTTGGAGAAAGTGATCTTCAGTCTTAATCAAAAGtgcagggttgttttttttttgcccaccTCCACTACATTCTTTTAACTGTTAGAAGGGAAAACTGTACCCAACTATCCTGAAAATTAcacaagtaaaaaagtagctttatATACTTTTCCTCTTCTGGCACATAAAAAGCCTGCTCAGTAGCTTTCAAGTTTGACAACACCACCATCTCCTTCGCTGACAAATCTCTTCCGGCCCCTGatgagagacaaaacaaaataaataaatacaaaagagttaaataaaaaataattaaataagatGTGTGCTCCGAGTTAAGGAATGCCCTTACCGACATGGACAAAGATCTCTTAACTTTACATCAATGACTTCAATACTGAGGCTTTTGTCAACAAACTGCTCCAGGATGAAGTATGCACGCGGGACATCAATGTTGATTTCAGCAATGTCCATGTAAATTCTCTCATAGCCctatgaaagaaaaaatatgtataaatccCAGGCTCACCATGCCAGCAAACATACCATGAACAAGATGCAGTACAAAATCTAAACACCAGGTGGCATCTTACCCTTCTCATTTGGTCCACAGTGATgatggaggacagagagagtgactTTAGAAGCTGCAGAACCATGTTGAATGTTTTCTCTCCTTTGGACTCCAAAACCATCACGATTGCCTGAGGGAAATAACGGCAATATTCACAATCTTGTATTGGTACTCTGGAATTTTTCTGTACATACATTATTGGTCATATCAAGAAAGGATTTTCTCCTCGTTCCATTGCAATACTTCACACCTACAAACCAAGCCCAGTACGTACCTCATAAACAAACTCATGGTGAAAGTGGGGAACCTCCAGATCTCTGAGGCATCTCTCAGCCTCCTTAATGTCTCCAGACAGGATGTACTCCTTCAACAGCAAGTTCATCTGGAAAAGCagtaaaaggaaataaaaaaataaaattctttAAGTGGCAgagttttaataaaacaaacaaaataacaggTACAACAGCAAATGCaagatgtaaaataaaaaaatactagaCTGCTTGACGGAGAGCTTGACACTTTTTCAAGTCTATAACTGTGTTTGGTTAGGTACAGTACATATGTTTTTGCGTTTCTTGCCTACCAAACTGACCGTAccctgatggaaacacggcaaaAGTGATAGTGAACAGTTCACCTCTTTGATCAGCTGTATGACAGGTCGCTGGCCTCCGCCTGTCCCCCACTGGCTGTCAATGCGAAGGCCTCCCAGACTCATCTTCAGCAGCACTGCTGCCCGATCCAGTGCCGCTCTGGAAGACAAAACACGGACACATTTAGTGGACCAAACCTATCAAACTGCAACAGTTTTCATTCAGAAATTCATCACTACATCTCCCTGAAAATGTGCTGTGTCTGCTCcaataatatgtaaaaaaaacaacaacaaactgtacTCTGTTTCTTTTGTCTTAAATATATTTGAACTCCtgtttataaatgttaaattgtaGAAGCCTGCATAAAAACGACATTCAGTTGCCCACATGGACACTGGTGAAGAATCTTTTTCTTGCTGTAATCAATCCTCATTTTCATACCGACTATTTAAGTACACCACGCCTTTACACCTGccattagaatgtgttttctgtgttcagATAGCGATCGAATAGTTGTCACTGTCACCTCCCCCTCTGTGCACTGCCatagcaacaacaacgacaatgTTCGCCGCATGTGAAGTCGCAATATTGTTTTGGCATCAGGTTGAACaaatttcaaaaacaatttttttaaagagaCTTCCTAGCacaaacaaatagttttaaatgACTCACAGCTTAGATGACAGATAAATCACAGAATGAGGTCTGTGGATGAGATTGTTTTGAACAGGAGGAATGATTCAAGCAAGATAAGCCTGTTTATTTTTCAAGCACACACCCATTTTAAGAAAGACTTGACATTTGTGAACATATCCTTAAAGCTATACTCATTTTAAAAGTTATACTTTATATTTCTATTGATTGAATCCTATACACACTTGAAACCCTGATATCATTTCTTGAGGTTTTTCCTTCCTCAAAAACATGAATCAGAAGATGACAATGGTGAGCAGCAGAGCTTTGCCATCAAACACTTACCTTGTGTATTCACAGTCAACTCTGCCTTTGTAACCTTCAATGTAGCCCTTGGACAATATTTGGTCGCTAACAGCACGTGCAATAAATTGACCCACCAGCTGGAGGAGAAGcacaagaacaaaacatgaTCAACCGCAAACATATGCCCCATGTTGTGCCGATGTATGTGATGTTTATTTATGACTGCCCTCAAAAGAGATTTTGAAGATTTTTGTTTTAGATGATGAACACTGTCGATGCTTGCTTGCTGCTATTACTCATTGGAAACTCGGTCAGTCTAAAGAACTATAGACTCAGTGAAAACAGTGGCCTCAGGGGCACATGTGAGGGTTTGTTTACAGTAGTTTAAGCATGTGATTTAGAGAAACAATAGAGCTTTGCTCATCTGACCTTGACAAAGCCCTTACTCATCACTGATCATTGTTTTtgtacagagaaacacacaaaaagagagtgtgagtgtgtgtgaaactaaaaaaaaaaagggagagtgAAACTGTGACACGGGGCTGGGCAGCGCACAGTCAAAGTGGTACAGAAATGACTAGGGTGACTGAATGAGGCAGTGGAAGGAGGGCTGTGTGGTATGTGTGGGGGTGACCAATATCCCTTTGAGCGTCCTTTGCTGAGCTTGCAATATTCAAGCACATGCAGACAATGAACAGAGATCTCATGGCTGTGtacactgaacaaaaaaagCTCTAAGTGCTCTAACTAGCTCTCGCTaacaacacaaaccacagtGTTGTTCCCCTGTGCAGGTCCCCCACAGACTTTGCAAGAAACCCAAACCGAAACTAGTCTTGTTGTCTTCAAAAGTTGTAGTTTATTTTGTTCTGATAAATTGTGCATATTATTTAATCCAAATgttctagatgtaacaaaaatgttcaGTTACATTAGACACTATAAttttactatactattactGTAATTCTGTACTTtttactgtggaaaaaaaagtgacatggAGAATGATACATGACACCAGGCTCAATTAAGCTCAATTTTGTCCACAGTTCAACTGCTGAATCTTAATTGTGGCAGTGCACACATTTATCCGCACTTACCTGAGGAGCCCCAGGTGTGTCCAGGACCAACTCCGGCAGCTCTCTGAGAATTTTGTCAAAGGAGCTTTCCATGTCGCTGTGTGACAGAACAGGCCCACATAAGTCAGTCAGCAGCCTGGAGGTGAGCTCTCGGTGGCTGGCTTTGGCCTCCAGGGCCAGCGACACAGCCAGTGAGGGCACCTCACTCCGCATGGGCCCTAGGTTCAGCTCTGCAAGTAGCTCCTGGATATGAAGAGAGGTGTTCACTGTACTATACATCTGTAAACTAATGTGTACACACGTTTACCAACATGCATGATGTTGTGACACTTACAGCTACTTCATTTGTGTCACCATGTTCAAAGTACTCCTGCACTATGGGGGTGACCGTCTTCTCAAA from Solea solea chromosome 10, fSolSol10.1, whole genome shotgun sequence includes the following:
- the shoc2 gene encoding leucine-rich repeat protein SHOC-2, with the translated sequence MSSTLGKEKDSKEKDPKGGPAGKEREKEAKALASLVKDGGKESKTKGKDAKEGKKDTSSSTPGVAFSVDNTIKRPNPAPGTRKKSSNAEVIKELNKCKEENSMRLDLSKRSIHMLPTSIKELTQLAELYLYSNKLQSLPAEVGCLSGLVTLALSENSLTSLPDSLDSLKKLKMLDLRHNKLREIPAVVYRLSSLATLYLRFNRITTVEKDIRNLSKLTMLSIRENKIKQLPAEIGELCNLITLDVAHNQLEHLPKEIGNCTQITNLDLQHNELLDLPETIGNLASINRLGLRYNRLSAIPRSLAKCRELEELNLENNNISVLPEGLLSSLVNLTSLTLARNCFQSYPVGGPSQFSTIYSLNMEHNRINKIPFGIFSRAKVLSKLNMKDNQLTSLPLDFGTWTSMVELNLATNQLTKIPEDVCGLVSLEVLILSNNLLKKLPHSIGNLRKLRELDLEENKLESLPNEIAYLKDLQKLVLTNNQLTTLPRGIGHLTNLTHLGLGENLLQHLPEEIGTLENLEELYLNDNPNLHSLPFELALCSKLSIMSIENCPLSHLPPQIVAGGPSFIIQFLKMQGPYRAMV
- the pdcd4b gene encoding programmed cell death protein 4b isoform X2, with product MATDCEAWLNANPVEAEDLSDSFVSGDEDHGRSATCNKNINSEINGNWLSSSSNSIHEARLKAKAKRRLRKNSSRDSGRGDSLSENGDVVRGTSVAPTSPKSKLLDRKSRQGKGRGLPKKGGAGGKGVWGRSGEVYGPEEVDQKDPNYDEAQENCVYETVVPPLNERDFEKTVTPIVQEYFEHGDTNEVAELLAELNLGPMRSEVPSLAVSLALEAKASHRELTSRLLTDLCGPVLSHSDMESSFDKILRELPELVLDTPGAPQLVGQFIARAVSDQILSKGYIEGYKGRVDCEYTRAALDRAAVLLKMSLGGLRIDSQWGTGGGQRPVIQLIKEMNLLLKEYILSGDIKEAERCLRDLEVPHFHHEFVYEAIVMVLESKGEKTFNMVLQLLKSLSLSSIITVDQMRRGYERIYMDIAEINIDVPRAYFILEQFVDKSLSIEVIDVKLRDLCPCRGRKRFVSEGDGGVVKLESY
- the pdcd4b gene encoding programmed cell death protein 4b isoform X1; translation: MTAAHRLLPTHREQCTGVSGLQPIREAEDLSDSFVSGDEDHGRSATCNKNINSEINGNWLSSSSNSIHEARLKAKAKRRLRKNSSRDSGRGDSLSENGDVVRGTSVAPTSPKSKLLDRKSRQGKGRGLPKKGGAGGKGVWGRSGEVYGPEEVDQKDPNYDEAQENCVYETVVPPLNERDFEKTVTPIVQEYFEHGDTNEVAELLAELNLGPMRSEVPSLAVSLALEAKASHRELTSRLLTDLCGPVLSHSDMESSFDKILRELPELVLDTPGAPQLVGQFIARAVSDQILSKGYIEGYKGRVDCEYTRAALDRAAVLLKMSLGGLRIDSQWGTGGGQRPVIQLIKEMNLLLKEYILSGDIKEAERCLRDLEVPHFHHEFVYEAIVMVLESKGEKTFNMVLQLLKSLSLSSIITVDQMRRGYERIYMDIAEINIDVPRAYFILEQFVDKSLSIEVIDVKLRDLCPCRGRKRFVSEGDGGVVKLESY